The Streptomyces luteogriseus genome includes a window with the following:
- a CDS encoding FAD-dependent oxidoreductase, protein MHVPRPPPEPPSTGAPVSTVVETDVLIVGSGPAGASAALALSTYGVPNIVVTRYASLADTPRAHITNQRTMEVLRDLGVEQEVIAQATPQHLMGNTTFCTSLAGEELGRVRSWGNDPLVQAEHELASPTRMCDMPQHLMEPVLVNAAVARGTRLRFQNEYLSHTQDADGVTALVRDRLRGDTYEIRAKYLIGADGGRSKVAEDAGLPMGGQMGVAGSINIVFEADLARYTAHRPSTLYWVLAPGATVGGIGAGLVRCVRPWNEWLIVWGYDVNAGAPDLTTEYAESIVRALVGDDDVPVTVKSSSAWTVNEMYAETYANGRVFCAGDAVHRHPPSNGLGSNTSIQDAYNLAWKLKLVLDGTAHPRLLDSYTAERAPVGRQIVTRANRSIRETAPVFEALDGLSPQTPEQLWANIAARKDATEAAEKQRAALREAIAFKAYEFNAHGVDLNQRYDAGSSAAIVPDGTPDPGFARDPELYHQPSSRPGARLPHAWITSGTRTLSTLDTVGRGRFTLLTGIGGEAWVRAAEEQEVEIATVVIGPGQQCEDPYGDWARLREIPDAGALLVRPDGFVAFRHASAGADAGALLAHALRRILGHA, encoded by the coding sequence ATGCACGTCCCGCGTCCGCCGCCCGAACCCCCTTCCACAGGAGCGCCCGTGTCCACCGTCGTCGAGACCGACGTCCTGATCGTGGGCAGCGGCCCGGCCGGTGCCTCGGCCGCGCTGGCCCTGAGCACCTACGGTGTCCCCAACATCGTGGTGACCCGCTACGCGAGCCTCGCCGACACACCCCGCGCCCACATCACCAACCAGCGCACCATGGAGGTGCTGCGCGACCTCGGCGTGGAGCAGGAGGTCATCGCGCAGGCCACCCCTCAGCACCTGATGGGCAACACGACGTTCTGCACGAGCCTGGCGGGCGAGGAACTGGGCCGGGTGCGCTCCTGGGGCAACGACCCGCTGGTGCAGGCCGAGCACGAACTCGCCAGCCCCACGCGTATGTGCGACATGCCGCAGCACCTCATGGAGCCGGTCCTCGTGAACGCGGCCGTCGCCCGCGGCACCCGGCTCCGTTTCCAGAACGAGTACCTCTCCCACACGCAGGACGCCGACGGCGTCACCGCCCTCGTCCGCGACCGGCTGCGCGGGGACACGTACGAGATCCGGGCCAAGTACCTGATCGGCGCCGACGGCGGACGATCGAAGGTCGCCGAGGACGCCGGGCTGCCGATGGGGGGTCAGATGGGCGTGGCCGGCAGCATCAACATCGTCTTCGAGGCGGATCTCGCCCGGTACACCGCCCACCGGCCGTCCACCCTCTACTGGGTCCTCGCCCCGGGTGCGACGGTCGGCGGCATCGGCGCGGGCCTGGTGCGCTGTGTGCGCCCCTGGAACGAGTGGCTGATCGTCTGGGGCTACGACGTGAACGCCGGCGCGCCCGACCTGACCACCGAGTACGCCGAGTCGATCGTCCGGGCACTCGTCGGCGACGACGACGTCCCCGTGACCGTCAAGTCGTCCTCGGCGTGGACCGTCAACGAGATGTACGCCGAGACGTACGCCAACGGCCGGGTCTTCTGCGCCGGCGACGCCGTGCACCGGCATCCTCCGTCCAACGGCCTCGGCTCCAACACCTCGATCCAGGACGCCTACAACCTCGCCTGGAAGCTCAAACTCGTCCTCGACGGCACCGCCCACCCCCGGCTGCTCGACAGCTACACCGCCGAGCGCGCCCCGGTCGGCCGGCAGATCGTCACCCGCGCCAACCGCTCCATTCGCGAGACCGCCCCCGTCTTCGAGGCCCTCGACGGGCTCTCCCCGCAGACCCCCGAGCAGCTGTGGGCCAACATCGCCGCCCGCAAGGACGCCACCGAGGCCGCCGAGAAGCAGCGGGCCGCACTGCGGGAGGCGATCGCCTTCAAGGCCTACGAGTTCAACGCGCACGGCGTCGACCTCAACCAGCGCTATGACGCCGGGAGTTCCGCCGCGATCGTCCCGGACGGCACACCCGACCCCGGCTTCGCCCGCGACCCCGAGCTGTACCACCAGCCGTCCTCCCGCCCCGGCGCCCGGCTCCCGCACGCCTGGATCACCTCCGGTACCCGCACGCTCTCGACCCTCGACACCGTCGGCCGGGGCCGCTTCACCCTGCTGACCGGCATCGGGGGAGAGGCCTGGGTGCGGGCGGCCGAGGAGCAGGAGGTGGAGATCGCCACGGTGGTGATCGGCCCGGGGCAGCAGTGCGAGGACCCGTACGGCGACTGGGCGCGGCTGCGTGAGATCCCCGACGCGGGCGCCCTCCTGGTACGTCCGGACGGTTTCGTCGCCTTCCGGCACGCCTCCGCCGGCGCGGACGCCGGAGCACTGCTCGCGCACGCGCTGCGGCGGATCCTCGGGCACGCCTGA
- a CDS encoding S8 family serine peptidase: protein MDPADLSAVFYGEGPVPVLWATHCPVHFDVWLAFAQPPSSRGDADGPGPVARTGERGRQDLILAIREEFGVEQVLERFQNRGLMEKCRPIAAGSFVAAQLTLKELVSDVLPLTSLAGAVRVAHELARNGGAEGIEAALAGHVRTPATSEIHDSMERRQERGRHVTWLLRLLHRIVRNARPDLGRGETRERAVTDVLVDLLDAVVVDTGPVRRPHAPAGRVADRRQKYPVVSVTTNRPATGAVVRSRRTIKADAAEQVFSVDTASIGWAVVDSGIDPRHPAFHDWDTTGPTPQRLETRIARSFDFTGVREKLSADVLVGGLVNWAAALPSVETTTPPDQPPRPPPGDQHGTHIAGIIGGWWPELDFRGICPRIRLYDFRVLDDDGGGDEFSIVTALQAIRHINEQAGRFIVAGVNISLSVPHDVASHSTGWTPVCVECDRLTRSGVVVVTAAGNAGFAGTARTVGADYRDISISDPGNADSVITVGSTHRSNPHRHGVSYFSSRGPTGDGRPKPDLVAPGEDIDGPIPGEGIAAMHGTSQAAAHVSGAAAMLLARHRELLGRPERVKEILCATATDLARERHFQGHGLVDVLRAIQSV from the coding sequence ATGGACCCAGCCGACCTCTCAGCGGTGTTCTACGGGGAGGGTCCCGTCCCTGTCCTGTGGGCCACCCACTGCCCCGTGCACTTCGACGTGTGGCTGGCGTTCGCCCAGCCGCCGTCCTCGCGGGGGGACGCCGACGGCCCGGGGCCCGTGGCCCGGACGGGAGAGCGGGGACGGCAGGACCTGATCCTCGCGATCCGTGAGGAGTTCGGCGTCGAGCAGGTGCTGGAGCGTTTCCAGAACCGCGGGCTGATGGAGAAGTGCCGTCCGATCGCCGCCGGCAGCTTCGTGGCGGCACAGCTGACTCTGAAGGAGCTCGTCAGCGACGTCCTGCCCCTGACCAGTCTGGCCGGTGCGGTGCGTGTCGCCCACGAACTCGCCCGGAACGGTGGGGCCGAAGGCATCGAAGCAGCCCTCGCCGGACACGTCAGGACCCCTGCCACCAGCGAGATCCACGACAGCATGGAGCGCCGGCAGGAACGCGGCCGTCATGTCACCTGGCTGCTGAGGCTGCTGCACCGCATCGTGCGGAACGCGCGGCCCGACCTGGGCCGGGGTGAGACGAGGGAACGGGCCGTGACCGACGTGCTGGTCGACCTGCTGGACGCCGTCGTCGTGGACACCGGCCCCGTGCGTCGGCCGCACGCACCCGCCGGGCGGGTGGCCGACCGGAGACAGAAGTATCCGGTCGTGTCCGTGACGACGAACCGGCCCGCGACCGGAGCGGTCGTACGGTCCCGCCGCACGATCAAAGCCGACGCGGCGGAGCAGGTCTTCTCGGTCGACACCGCCTCCATCGGCTGGGCCGTGGTCGACAGCGGTATCGATCCGCGGCACCCCGCCTTCCACGACTGGGACACCACCGGCCCGACGCCGCAGCGACTGGAGACGCGTATCGCCCGCTCCTTCGACTTCACCGGCGTACGGGAGAAACTCTCCGCCGACGTGCTCGTGGGCGGCTTGGTCAACTGGGCGGCCGCCCTGCCGTCCGTCGAGACCACCACGCCCCCGGATCAGCCCCCACGGCCACCGCCCGGCGACCAGCACGGCACCCACATCGCCGGCATCATCGGCGGCTGGTGGCCGGAGCTGGACTTCCGCGGCATCTGCCCGCGCATCCGGCTCTACGACTTCCGAGTCCTCGACGACGACGGAGGGGGTGACGAGTTCTCCATCGTCACCGCGCTGCAGGCGATCCGTCACATCAACGAGCAGGCCGGGCGGTTCATCGTCGCCGGGGTCAACATCAGCCTGTCGGTCCCGCACGACGTGGCCAGTCACTCCACCGGATGGACTCCCGTGTGCGTCGAATGCGACCGTCTGACGCGGTCGGGCGTCGTGGTCGTCACCGCGGCCGGCAACGCGGGGTTCGCGGGCACCGCGCGGACCGTGGGCGCCGACTACCGGGACATCAGCATCTCCGACCCCGGAAACGCGGATTCCGTCATCACCGTCGGCTCCACCCACCGCAGCAACCCGCACCGCCATGGCGTCAGTTACTTCTCCAGCCGGGGCCCCACCGGGGATGGGCGGCCCAAGCCGGACCTCGTGGCGCCGGGGGAGGACATCGACGGCCCCATCCCCGGCGAGGGCATCGCCGCCATGCACGGAACCAGCCAGGCGGCGGCCCATGTCAGCGGAGCCGCGGCCATGCTGCTGGCCCGCCACCGGGAGCTGCTCGGCCGCCCGGAACGCGTGAAGGAGATCCTCTGCGCCACGGCCACGGACCTCGCTCGCGAACGTCACTTCCAGGGCCACGGACTCGTCGACGTGCTCCGTGCCATCCAGTCCGTCTGA
- a CDS encoding intradiol ring-cleavage dioxygenase codes for MTTDATRAGVTEQALASLRGTADPRLRELLTGLVRHLHDFARETRLTQDEWERAIDFLTATGQMCTDTRQEFILLSDVLGLSMLVETLGGERAAGATESTVLGPFHMTESPVRALGDDIDLVGGGEKCVVSGRVRSADGTPLPGAVVDVWQADDQGFYDVQQPGVQPAGNGRGLFTADTDGRFWFRTCVPAAYPIPTDGPVGALLRATGRHPYRPAHIHFIATAEGHTPVTTHIFVAGGDYLDSDAVFAVKRSLVQDFAETDDPSLAREFGVRNPFRHARFDLVLERTA; via the coding sequence ATGACCACCGATGCGACCAGGGCCGGCGTCACCGAGCAGGCCCTCGCCAGCCTGCGCGGGACCGCCGACCCCAGGCTGCGTGAACTGCTCACCGGCCTCGTCCGCCATCTGCACGACTTCGCGCGCGAGACCCGTCTCACCCAGGACGAGTGGGAACGGGCGATCGACTTCCTGACCGCGACCGGGCAGATGTGTACCGACACCCGGCAGGAGTTCATCCTGCTGTCGGACGTGCTGGGCCTGTCGATGCTGGTGGAGACGCTGGGCGGCGAGCGCGCGGCGGGCGCCACCGAGTCGACCGTGCTCGGCCCCTTCCACATGACCGAGTCGCCCGTCCGGGCGCTCGGCGACGACATCGACCTGGTCGGCGGTGGCGAGAAGTGCGTCGTCAGCGGCCGGGTGCGATCCGCCGACGGCACCCCGCTGCCCGGCGCCGTCGTCGACGTATGGCAGGCCGACGACCAGGGTTTCTACGACGTCCAGCAGCCCGGCGTCCAGCCCGCGGGCAACGGACGCGGGTTGTTCACCGCCGACACCGATGGCCGCTTCTGGTTCCGCACCTGCGTCCCGGCGGCGTACCCCATCCCCACCGACGGCCCCGTGGGAGCGCTGCTGCGCGCGACCGGACGGCACCCCTACCGCCCCGCGCACATCCACTTCATCGCCACGGCCGAGGGCCACACGCCCGTCACCACACACATCTTCGTGGCCGGCGGCGACTACCTCGACTCCGACGCGGTGTTCGCCGTGAAGCGGAGCCTGGTCCAGGACTTCGCCGAGACCGACGACCCCTCCCTGGCCCGGGAGTTCGGCGTGCGGAACCCCTTCCGGCACGCCCGCTTCGACCTCGTCCTGGAGCGGACCGCATGA
- a CDS encoding ComEC/Rec2 family competence protein gives MLTFDFLDARHGDCFLVHWGSPHERVMLVDGGPGAVYRATLRGRLQRLGKPDGGAPPHLDVVCVSHVDEDHVGGLVQLFRDMRQAQQDGDAPPYAVDALWFNSVEELVDRRAPGLSASVRPLLERAATDAAVGASYNQGRDIRNAATALHLDGNAPFGGPLTEGAETVLEDLDVTVVAPDQEALEELEERWRKAKQRGDPDVITAGYTDGSVPNLSSIVLLLRHEGRTALLTGDARGDHVLTGLRELGLLNDSEPLHLDLLKLPHHGSERNVEAGFFEQVRADHYVISADGVRHHHPSEDTLRWLVESRAPDDEYVIHLTNHIPFAEEELTRLSEGRAFGFDVRAPAEQALLITIGDPP, from the coding sequence ATGCTCACCTTCGACTTCCTCGACGCCCGCCACGGCGACTGCTTCCTGGTCCACTGGGGCTCACCTCACGAGCGGGTCATGCTTGTCGACGGCGGTCCCGGCGCCGTCTACCGGGCCACACTCCGCGGCCGGCTGCAGCGGCTCGGCAAACCTGACGGCGGCGCCCCGCCGCACCTCGACGTCGTGTGCGTCTCCCATGTCGACGAGGACCACGTCGGCGGGCTCGTCCAGCTCTTCCGCGACATGAGGCAGGCCCAGCAGGACGGGGACGCCCCGCCGTACGCGGTGGACGCCCTGTGGTTCAACTCCGTGGAGGAACTCGTCGACCGGCGCGCCCCCGGGCTGAGCGCCTCCGTACGGCCACTCCTCGAACGCGCCGCCACCGACGCGGCGGTCGGGGCGAGCTACAACCAGGGCCGCGACATCCGTAACGCGGCGACCGCGCTGCACCTGGACGGCAACGCCCCGTTCGGCGGCCCGCTCACCGAGGGCGCCGAGACCGTTCTCGAAGACCTGGACGTCACGGTCGTCGCGCCGGACCAGGAAGCGCTGGAGGAGCTGGAGGAGAGGTGGCGCAAGGCGAAACAACGCGGCGACCCCGACGTCATCACCGCCGGCTACACCGACGGGTCGGTGCCGAACCTCTCCAGCATCGTGCTGCTGCTGCGCCACGAGGGCCGCACCGCCCTGCTCACCGGTGACGCCCGCGGCGACCACGTCCTGACCGGGCTGCGCGAGCTGGGCCTGCTCAACGACTCGGAACCCCTCCACCTCGACCTGCTCAAACTGCCGCACCACGGCAGCGAGCGCAACGTGGAGGCGGGCTTCTTCGAGCAGGTGCGTGCCGACCACTACGTCATATCCGCCGACGGCGTCCGCCACCATCACCCCAGCGAGGACACTCTGCGCTGGCTCGTCGAGTCCCGGGCACCGGACGACGAGTACGTCATCCACCTGACCAACCACATCCCGTTCGCTGAGGAGGAACTGACGCGACTGAGCGAAGGCCGGGCCTTCGGCTTCGACGTCCGGGCGCCCGCCGAGCAAGCGCTCCTCATCACGATCGGAGACCCGCCATGA
- a CDS encoding YceI family protein, which yields MALALLRRRWLKNTPAAAAGLALPLPSGAGAVAREVVDPMGSPLAAADVTVTALDTHRVAARGTTDPYGYFLAALPPGRYSLLISAEGLRPHRETIETGPGTPTATERVWLQPAEALQLPTPGTWLFDPPHTAIRFIAKHVGMAHVHGRFERFEGGIRIAPDMADSRVHVRIDASSITTGNTTRDNHLRSADFLDVERFPYIDFTSARFAYRGGSKWTLQGSLTMHGVSRSVALDTTYLGTVNGGYGQELRCAALATAELHREDYTLNWRSMLARGIAVVGPTVQLELDVQAMYRTHDTPTPPE from the coding sequence ATGGCCCTCGCACTCCTCCGGCGCAGGTGGCTCAAGAACACCCCCGCCGCAGCGGCGGGCCTCGCCCTCCCCCTCCCCTCCGGCGCGGGCGCCGTCGCCCGTGAGGTCGTCGACCCGATGGGCTCGCCCCTGGCGGCCGCGGACGTCACCGTCACCGCCCTGGACACCCACCGCGTCGCCGCCCGCGGCACGACCGACCCGTACGGCTACTTCCTCGCGGCGCTGCCGCCCGGCCGGTACAGCCTGCTCATCTCGGCGGAGGGCCTGCGGCCGCACCGCGAGACGATCGAGACCGGCCCGGGCACCCCGACGGCCACCGAGCGCGTCTGGCTGCAACCCGCCGAGGCGCTCCAGCTTCCGACGCCCGGCACCTGGCTCTTCGACCCGCCGCACACCGCGATCCGGTTCATCGCCAAGCACGTCGGAATGGCCCATGTCCACGGCCGCTTCGAACGCTTCGAGGGCGGCATCCGGATCGCCCCGGACATGGCCGACTCCCGTGTGCACGTCCGCATCGACGCCTCCAGCATCACCACCGGCAACACCACCCGCGACAACCACCTGAGGTCCGCGGACTTCCTCGACGTCGAACGCTTCCCGTACATCGACTTCACGAGCGCGCGCTTCGCCTACCGGGGCGGCAGCAAGTGGACACTGCAGGGCTCCCTCACCATGCACGGCGTCAGCCGCTCGGTGGCACTGGACACGACGTACCTCGGCACCGTGAACGGCGGATACGGCCAGGAACTGCGCTGCGCGGCCCTGGCGACGGCGGAACTCCACCGCGAGGACTACACCCTCAACTGGCGTTCCATGCTGGCCCGGGGCATCGCGGTGGTGGGCCCGACGGTCCAGCTGGAACTCGACGTCCAGGCGATGTACCGCACCCACGACACCCCGACCCCGCCGGAATAG
- a CDS encoding maleylacetate reductase, producing MTYQKEFTYETRPVRVVFRPGAAVTATPGEAARLGLSRLLVVCGSRGERVARAVADALGDSCAGVHAEARMHVPVEDADRAVAAVRAAGADGCVAVGGGSAIGLGKAIALRTGLPLIAVPSTYSGSEMTPVWGLTEDGAKRTGRDPVVQPRSVVYDPRLTLSLPVALTVTSGINALAHAVEALYAPDVSPLVSFMAEEGVRAMAEALPRLAADPDDLDARSRALYAAWLCGACLGATTMGLHHKLCHVLGGTHGLPHAETHTVVLPYALAHNAPAAPRALTVLRRALETDDVPRALWDLAGRLGAPRSLAELGLAEADVTPAAARAAGEPYANPREVTVEGVRGVLLAAYEGGPPSTA from the coding sequence ATGACGTACCAGAAGGAGTTCACGTACGAGACCCGACCGGTGCGGGTCGTGTTCCGGCCCGGCGCCGCCGTCACCGCGACCCCGGGGGAGGCGGCGCGCCTGGGTCTGAGCCGGCTGCTCGTCGTCTGCGGCAGCCGGGGCGAACGCGTGGCCCGGGCCGTCGCGGACGCGCTCGGCGACAGTTGCGCGGGAGTGCACGCCGAGGCTCGGATGCACGTGCCCGTCGAGGACGCCGACCGGGCCGTAGCCGCCGTCCGGGCGGCCGGGGCGGACGGCTGCGTCGCGGTCGGCGGCGGCTCCGCGATCGGGCTCGGCAAGGCGATCGCCCTGCGCACCGGCCTTCCGCTGATCGCCGTGCCGTCGACCTACTCGGGCTCCGAGATGACCCCGGTCTGGGGCCTGACCGAGGACGGCGCCAAACGCACCGGCCGCGACCCGGTCGTCCAGCCCCGCAGCGTCGTGTACGACCCCCGGCTCACCCTCTCCCTGCCGGTAGCGCTGACCGTCACCAGCGGGATCAACGCGCTCGCGCACGCCGTCGAGGCGCTGTACGCCCCGGACGTCTCCCCGCTGGTGTCGTTCATGGCCGAGGAAGGCGTCCGGGCCATGGCAGAGGCCCTGCCGCGACTGGCCGCCGACCCGGACGACCTCGACGCGCGCAGCCGGGCGCTGTACGCGGCATGGCTGTGCGGAGCGTGCCTCGGCGCCACCACGATGGGGCTGCACCACAAGCTGTGCCACGTCCTCGGCGGCACCCACGGCCTGCCCCACGCCGAGACCCACACCGTGGTCCTGCCCTACGCCCTCGCCCACAACGCCCCTGCGGCCCCGCGGGCGTTGACCGTCCTGCGCCGCGCCCTCGAAACCGATGACGTGCCCCGCGCCCTGTGGGACCTGGCCGGCCGCCTCGGCGCCCCGCGATCCCTGGCCGAACTCGGCCTGGCGGAGGCCGATGTGACCCCGGCGGCGGCCCGGGCCGCGGGCGAGCCGTACGCCAACCCCCGCGAGGTGACCGTGGAGGGGGTTCGGGGCGTGCTGCTCGCGGCGTACGAGGGAGGGCCGCCCTCGACGGCATAG
- a CDS encoding NmrA family NAD(P)-binding protein: MTQTQRILVTGATGTVGRQVVAELLDRGHEVRALTRDAAKAAFPAGVDVVEGDLNEPDGLAPALEGVTGLHLITFGGAAFSPLESGPRILELARSAGVRRVTVLHGGGPTPLEDAVRADEGVDWTVLMPVEFMANALEWADGIVTAGEVREPFVDRLSAMVHEGDIGAVAAVALTEEGHGGQEYVITGPEVLTVGDKVKTIAAAVGREITLVELTEEQALAQWRAAGLAEDVIGFLLMAYGDTPEVGRTVSGTVEKVTGRPARTFARWAADHADAFTRPS, translated from the coding sequence ATGACTCAGACGCAGAGGATTCTTGTCACCGGCGCCACCGGAACCGTCGGCCGTCAGGTCGTCGCCGAACTGCTCGACCGGGGGCACGAGGTGCGTGCCCTGACGCGCGACGCCGCGAAGGCCGCCTTCCCGGCCGGGGTCGACGTCGTCGAGGGTGACCTGAACGAGCCGGACGGGCTGGCCCCGGCCCTGGAGGGCGTCACCGGCCTCCACCTGATCACCTTCGGCGGTGCCGCCTTCAGTCCGCTGGAGTCCGGCCCCCGGATCCTGGAACTCGCCCGCTCCGCCGGGGTCCGCCGTGTCACGGTGCTGCACGGCGGCGGCCCCACCCCGCTGGAGGACGCGGTACGGGCCGACGAGGGTGTGGACTGGACGGTGCTCATGCCGGTCGAGTTCATGGCCAACGCCCTGGAGTGGGCGGACGGGATCGTGACGGCGGGGGAGGTACGGGAGCCCTTCGTGGACCGGCTCAGCGCCATGGTCCACGAGGGGGACATCGGCGCCGTCGCGGCCGTCGCGCTCACGGAGGAGGGGCACGGCGGCCAGGAGTACGTCATCACCGGCCCCGAGGTGCTCACGGTCGGCGACAAGGTGAAGACGATCGCCGCGGCCGTCGGCCGGGAGATCACCCTCGTCGAGCTGACCGAGGAGCAGGCACTCGCACAGTGGCGGGCGGCGGGTCTCGCGGAGGACGTCATCGGCTTCCTGCTCATGGCGTACGGCGACACCCCCGAAGTGGGCCGTACGGTCTCCGGCACCGTCGAGAAGGTCACCGGACGACCGGCGCGCACCTTCGCCCGGTGGGCCGCCGACCACGCGGACGCGTTCACACGGCCGTCCTGA
- a CDS encoding DUF6083 domain-containing protein has product MRAVDDGLRRLQVGQDACPHCRLPQDRVATLEHEWVLLEPKVEVPAHLVPAGHRWITLSDGRVTVYGVCPPDGSQLCRIEHRLACSRQPLPDLWPWLTALREENARATERRTDPQPPRPPQVWPDAG; this is encoded by the coding sequence ATGAGGGCTGTCGATGACGGGCTGCGCCGCTTGCAGGTCGGCCAGGACGCGTGTCCGCACTGCCGGTTGCCGCAGGATCGCGTGGCGACGCTGGAGCACGAATGGGTTCTGCTGGAGCCGAAAGTGGAGGTGCCGGCGCATCTGGTGCCCGCCGGACACCGGTGGATCACTCTCTCGGACGGCAGGGTCACGGTGTACGGCGTGTGCCCACCCGACGGGTCGCAGCTCTGCCGGATCGAGCACCGACTGGCGTGCTCCCGGCAGCCGTTGCCCGATCTGTGGCCGTGGCTGACCGCCCTGCGCGAGGAGAATGCCCGGGCGACGGAGCGGCGGACCGACCCACAACCGCCCCGGCCGCCGCAGGTGTGGCCGGACGCCGGGTAG
- a CDS encoding patatin-like phospholipase family protein — MTTSRQAPVPSAPPAGSAPDAGPQWAVDSPAAGTGLAARPCGDALRPAEPPATAHPVALALSGGGFRATLAALGFVRLLADTGLLSRLRYSSSVSGGSIANGCLATAWPALRRENFTTGAVDELVVAPVVDRVSSRSLKRALLRGLWRTIGPSTRTDLLAGRLDEWFLRETELENLDPEVRWIINAANQTTGVRFTFERDVYGDYTIGLAPTAGTGLRLSRAVSASAAVPGAFPPVVLDKAAFPCATHPPALLDGGTYDNTGLEAIDSDRYRHTFLCALNAGGLLRPGVYGRVPVVRDLARANSLLYRQSTGLRTHAVVERFERARAAGPDGELPRGARRGILVQLSTAFPPDGSDALRRWHAAFPERPVHDGRHLALVPTVFDRLDPGLCRALVHRGWWLGGAALALHHPGLLPDDLTLMLPPPQG, encoded by the coding sequence ATGACCACCTCCCGGCAGGCCCCCGTCCCTTCCGCGCCCCCGGCCGGCTCCGCGCCGGACGCCGGACCGCAGTGGGCCGTCGACTCGCCCGCTGCCGGCACCGGCCTCGCGGCCCGGCCCTGCGGCGACGCCCTCCGCCCCGCCGAACCTCCCGCCACCGCGCACCCGGTCGCGCTCGCCCTGTCCGGTGGCGGGTTCCGTGCCACCCTCGCCGCCCTGGGGTTCGTGCGGCTGCTGGCCGATACCGGGCTGCTCTCCCGGCTGCGGTACTCCTCGTCCGTGTCCGGTGGGTCGATCGCCAACGGCTGCCTCGCCACGGCCTGGCCCGCATTGCGGCGGGAGAACTTCACCACGGGCGCCGTCGACGAACTGGTCGTCGCGCCGGTCGTGGACCGCGTCTCGTCCCGTTCCCTCAAGCGCGCCCTCCTCCGCGGCCTGTGGCGGACCATCGGCCCCTCGACCCGTACGGATCTCCTCGCCGGGCGCCTGGACGAGTGGTTCCTGCGGGAGACCGAACTGGAGAACCTGGACCCCGAGGTGCGATGGATCATCAACGCGGCCAACCAGACCACCGGTGTCCGCTTCACTTTCGAACGCGACGTGTACGGCGACTACACCATCGGCCTGGCCCCCACGGCAGGCACGGGGCTGCGGCTGAGCCGCGCCGTGTCCGCCTCCGCCGCGGTGCCAGGCGCGTTCCCACCGGTCGTCCTCGACAAGGCGGCCTTCCCGTGCGCCACCCACCCGCCCGCGTTGCTCGACGGTGGTACGTACGACAACACCGGTCTGGAAGCCATCGACTCGGACCGCTACCGGCACACGTTCCTGTGCGCCCTCAACGCCGGAGGCCTGCTGCGTCCTGGTGTGTACGGGCGCGTCCCCGTCGTCCGGGACCTGGCCCGGGCCAACTCCCTGCTGTACCGGCAGAGCACCGGGCTGCGGACCCATGCCGTCGTCGAACGCTTCGAGCGGGCGAGGGCCGCGGGCCCGGACGGCGAACTGCCGCGCGGTGCCCGCCGCGGCATCCTCGTCCAGCTCTCCACCGCGTTCCCGCCGGACGGTTCGGACGCGCTGCGGCGCTGGCACGCGGCCTTTCCCGAGCGACCGGTCCACGACGGCCGCCATCTCGCCCTCGTCCCGACCGTGTTCGACCGCCTCGACCCGGGCCTGTGCCGTGCCCTGGTCCACCGCGGCTGGTGGCTCGGGGGCGCGGCCCTGGCGCTGCACCACCCGGGCCTGCTCCCGGACGACCTGACGCTGATGCTCCCGCCTCCGCAGGGATGA